The genomic stretch CGACCGACGCCGACCGGGTCGGGCGAGACCTGGCCGAGAGGCTCTTCAGTGAGCTGGGGGAGATGGTCGGGCACGTTGAAAGGATGAAGCTCCCCCTCGGCCACGATTTGGAGCACGTTGACGTTGAACTCGTCAGGAAGGAGCTCAAGAACACCCTCGTCCGCGCCGGTCTCAAGACCCTCCAGCTTCTCCCCGGATACATGGAGCTGAGGAAGCAGCTGCTGGATGTGAAGGGACAGTACGACCTTTTAGCTCAGGAATACGAGAACCTTGAGAAGGAGCACGGGGAGCTTCGGGAAAAGTACGAGGAACTCCGCGCCGAATACGTCAGGGTTAGAAACGAGAACGATGGCCTGAGGGAACTGCTTGAGAAAAAGAGCAAGCCCCTCAGAATAGACGATGCCTGGAAGTCCCTCTTCCCCGCGGAGCCTGTTCCGGAAGAGAGGGTCATAGCTCTGGCCGTGGAGAAGCTCGGCTTGGCCGGTAAGGTGATAGTCGGGCAGGGCTACATCTTCGCCGAGGAGAAGGAGCTCGTGGAGGAACTCCTGAAGACGGTCTACCTGAGCCTGAGCATAAAGGAGGAGCTTCCCAAGCCGCCCAGGCCGCCGGCTGAAGAGCCGCCGAAAGCCCCAGAGCCCAAGCTAAGCGAACCGGGGGTCGTTGAGGACGCTGAAGTAAAGCCAGAGGACATCGAGGGACTTCTGAAGGGGCTGTGAGATGGAAGTCCCCGAGCTTATAGAGGAGTACGAAACCTACCTCGACCTTGAGGGGAAGAGCCCGAACACGATTAGGATGTACTCCTACTACGTGCGCCGGTATCTGGAGTGGGGCGGCTCCCCAAACGCCCGCTCCGCCCTCCGTTTTCTCGCGAGGCTTAGGAAGGAAGGCTACTCCAACAGGAGCCTCAACCTCGTGGTTCAGGCCCTGCGCTCCTACTTCCGTTTCGAGGGCTACGATGAGGAAGCCGAGAAGCTCAAGCCCCCAAAGGTCCCCCGGAGTCTCCCGAAAGCCCTAACGCGCGAGGAGGTTAAGAGACTCCTCTCGGTTATTCCGCCGACGAGAAAGCGCGATAGGCTCATAGTTCTCCTCCTCTATGGCGCCGGTCTGCGCGTAAGCGAGCTGTGCAACCTCAAGCGGCGCGACGTTGACCTGGAGCGCTCCATCATCGTGGTTCGGGGCGGCAAGGGTGCCAAGGACCGCGTCGTACCCATTCCAGAGTTCCTTACAAAGGAGATACGGGCATACCTCGAAACGCGCTCCGACGACAGCGAGTACCTCCTCGTCGAGGAGAGAAGGAGGGAGAAGGACAGGCTCTCCACCAAAACCGTGTGGTACCTCTTGAAGCGCTACGGCGTCAGGGCCGGCGTTGAGGTCACGCCCCACAAGCTCCGCCACAGCTTCGCGACCCACATGCTCGAAAACGGCGTCGACATAAGGGCCATCCAGGAGCTCCTCGGCCACTCGAACCTCTCAACGACGCAGATTTACACCAAGGTTACCGTCGAGCACCTCAGAAAGGCGCAGGAGAAGGCGAGGCTGATAGAGGGGCTGATGGAGTGAGCCCGAGCAGGAACTTCCAGAGCGGAACAACGTTTAGTCTGCGGCCGTCCATTTCAATGGTTTCCTCTTCATCGAGTGTCACAACCGTGAGATTCTCGCAGCCGAGATTTTTGCCGGCTCTAACGATGGCAGACAACTCCCGCTCCCGTGCATCCTTGAGGCTTAAGGTCACCTGAATCAGTTCCACAGTCTTTCCCGACTCCGAGACGACGAAATCAACCTCCTTCTCGCCGGAACCACCGTAGTAGTAAATGTTGAGAAGCGGGTTCAGATAGTGCTTCCTTCTGAGAAGCTCAAGGAACACGGCGTTTTCAATATCCCTTGCGGGGTCCTTCTTTGAGAAGAGGGCCAGGCCGGTATCGACGAGATAAACCTTCTTGGGGGCTCTGAGGGACTCTTTTTCGGAGCGGGCAAACTTCGGAAGGAAGAAGACGAAGAAGGAGTCTTCAAGTGCTCTGAGGTATTCGAGGACCGTCGTTTTTGATGTTCCAAACTCGGACTTGAGGAAGCGGTGGATTGAGCTGTACGAGGTGTATCTTGCGTAGTTCAAAAGCAGAAGCTTGACAATGGCCTCAATCAGGGCCACGTTCCTTATCCCGTGCCTCTCTACGACGTCCTTCGTTATCATCACGGAGAGGTACTCTTCAAGTATTCTGACCTTATCGCCGAGCAGGGCCACCTCGGGGAAGGCGCCGTATCTTAAGTACTCATCCAGAAGATTTTTTATCACGTGCACCTTTCTGCCGTAGAGGTCGCGCTTTTTAAAGTCCACCCCCCTGAATCGGAGGAACTCCCGAAACGAGAGGGGGAGGAGTGTGTATGAAATCCCGCGTCCCCTCAGCTGGGTCGCAACCTCCCTTGAGAGCAGCCGTGAGGACGAACCCGTAACCGCAACCATGAAACCCTCGTCAAGCAGATACCTTACGCCGATTTCCCAGTTGGGAACGTTCTGAATCTCGTCGAGAAGGAAGAAAACCTCGCCCCCAACGTTCTCGGGATATAGGTCAAAGTACGCATCAACAACTCCAGGAAAGTCCCGTCCAGTTATCCCGAACAGGAGCGGGTTCTCAAAGTTCAGGTAAACGTAGCGTTCCCTCTCATCGCCAACCAGGGAATAGAGGAGATACGTCTTCCCGGAGCGCCTTGGACCGATTATCACCGTTGCCTTTCCCGGGTTTAGGGAAAGCTTTAGCTCTCTCTCCACAACCTGCGGCAAATCCCTCTCGTGGAAGAGGCGGATATAGCGTTTGATGTCGTCCGGCTTCATGGTACAGTATACAGTACCAATCTTTAAAAGCATTTGGTACGCCATACCGTACCAAAAATATTGAACGTTCAAAGCTCCCCCTTCTTCTTCAACATCGCAAGGTAGCTCGTGAATGCTCCGGCGGAGATTGTGTCGCCCAGGCCCACCGTTGAGACAGGGTTCCTGACGAGCCTCGTCGGGATTATGACGACCTTGTACTCCCTGGTTCTCAGGCGCCTCTTGGCCTCCTCGAAGCGGAGCTTCACGAACTCGCCGTACTCGTTGTATGGAACCCTCGTGCCGACTTTCACGTCCCCCGGGCTTTTTATGTCCCCCAGCGATGCCCTCGCTGCCGCGAGGGTTGTTGCGAGCTCAAGGCTGCTCCTCAGCTCGTCCTCGCTCAGCGGGTTGTCAGCGTGGGTAATGTACATGATGTAGTAAATCGTGTGTATCTGAAGAACCTCAAGGTTCATCTCATCAACGAGGATTTTGCCGCCCAGGACGGTGTCCTCTATGCGGTTGTAGGTAAATATTCTCTCCGCGAGCCTGGAGTAGCCGAGGGCGTTGAGGACGTGGGCTATCTCCGCCTCGTCCATTCCCACGCTGTCAACGAGCGGGAAGAGGTTGTAGATGACCTTCTTCCTGAGTTCTCTGCTCTGTATCGAGGCAAACTCCAGGTGAACCTTAACGTCCTTCTCACGCTTGAGCAGGAGTATGTCCTTTTTGGCCTCCCTGAGGTAGTGGTTCGCGTCCTTCCCATCAGAATAGCGGAGCTTTATCCCCTGGTAACCGGAGAGGATTGCCCCGTCAACCTGGAGGCCAATCTCAGGTAAGAACCGCTTCAGCTCCGGCTCGGTGTAAATCCTTATGCTTTCGAAGCGGGCCGAGACGATGAACCTGCCCGAGAAGGGAACCCGTATAGTCTCGTTTCCCAGCCTGAACCTTGTCCCAGCGCGGAACTCGAAGATGCGGTTCACCTTTATCGGGTCGCCTTCCCTGTATGCCTCGCGGGGGTGTTTGAAGGCCAATTTCCCGTCCTCGATGACAGGATAGAGAAGGTTGGGTTTATTAACGAACATCTCGGCCTGCTTTCTCGCGAGGTGGGGGGTGTAGACTATCACCCGCCCGAAGTCCAGGTTCGCCAGGAGGTTGGCTATGATTCCGGCCTGACCGCCCATCCTCTCAACGTCGTATTTGAAGTGGGAGTCGAACCACGTGTGAAGTTCCTCGTTGACGAGGGGGACCGCCATAGGTTTGCCCGTCTTGAGGGCATGAACCAGTCTCGCGACGAAGTCCAGGGGCTCGTTTATCTCCCTCGGATAGTCGTCCATCCTTTTTCGAACCGCTTCGGCACCGAACTCATCTATGAGCCCCTCCACTATCTCCCCGTTCAGGAAGGTTATCGCATCGACGTTCGTGTTGTACGCGGTGTAGATTGAGAGCTTCCTCGCCTCATCCAAGAGCCCCATTTGTATCACCCTCAGTGACTAACCTTTAGAAAATGCGGATGAATTCTTAAAAGGGTTTCGGAGGGATGGACAGAAAAATGTTGAAGGCTCAGAACTCCGTGAGGAGCTTTCCAAGCCAGGGAATTCGTTCCATGACGTCCATCTCTCTCAGAGCAAGCCACAGTGAGGCCTGGTTGCTCGTAACGACCGGAATCCCAAAGTCTTCCTCAAGGGGCTCGATTATCTCAAAGGTTCTGAGGTTGGTGCAGCTGATGAAAATCGCATCTGCCTCGTCCATGAAGCTCGCCTTGGCTAGGCGGTAGGCCTCGTGGGGTTCGAGCTTTCCAATCTGGGTGTTGTCCTCTATTCCAAGCCCCCTTATGTCGAGCACTGTGAACTCGTTCGCCTCCAGGAACTCTTTTTCACGTTCATTTATCTCGTCGGTGTAGGGGGTTATCACGAGGACGTCCCTCGCGTCAAGCATCTTGAGGGCCTCGACAACGGCCGTGCTGGTGCTGACCACTGGGACGTTTACCTCCTCCTCGATCTTCGCCTCAATCTCCTTTTCGTAGTCCTTCCCCCCGATGAAGGAGCCGCTCGTGCAGCCGTAGAGGATAAGCTCAACGCCCGCGTCGCGCAGAAGTCTGGCGCTCTCAACGGCCATGGCGTTCATCTTGACCAGTTCTTCCTCGGTGACGTTCTTCAATGGAACCCTCGCAGTATGAAGGGAGACCCCCTCCGGGAGCGCCGAGTGAAGCTCCATCTCCATGGTAGTGTTCGATGATGGAACGATAAGACCGAGCCTGCCTCTCCATCCGTACATGCTTTCACCTCTTGGGGATTACTCCGGAGTTCTCTTAAACCTTTGGTTTCGGAAAGGCTGATTAATGCTGGCGAGGAATCCCTAGGGGTGATAGCGTGGAGCTCGACGACGCGATATTGAACAGGACTTCCGTGAGGTATTTTGAGGAGAAGAACGTCCCTGAGGAGCACGTTAGAGCGCTTGTGGAGGCCGCGGTGAGGGCACCGACCGCGAG from Thermococcus sp. 21S7 encodes the following:
- a CDS encoding toprim domain-containing protein → MAIVDVRILVEGASDVEVVSKALQGLALGSEYNITISAIIPTTNVEIAKSAAAGADLLIIATDADRVGRDLAERLFSELGEMVGHVERMKLPLGHDLEHVDVELVRKELKNTLVRAGLKTLQLLPGYMELRKQLLDVKGQYDLLAQEYENLEKEHGELREKYEELRAEYVRVRNENDGLRELLEKKSKPLRIDDAWKSLFPAEPVPEERVIALAVEKLGLAGKVIVGQGYIFAEEKELVEELLKTVYLSLSIKEELPKPPRPPAEEPPKAPEPKLSEPGVVEDAEVKPEDIEGLLKGL
- the xerA gene encoding site-specific tyrosine recombinase/integron integrase, which produces MEVPELIEEYETYLDLEGKSPNTIRMYSYYVRRYLEWGGSPNARSALRFLARLRKEGYSNRSLNLVVQALRSYFRFEGYDEEAEKLKPPKVPRSLPKALTREEVKRLLSVIPPTRKRDRLIVLLLYGAGLRVSELCNLKRRDVDLERSIIVVRGGKGAKDRVVPIPEFLTKEIRAYLETRSDDSEYLLVEERRREKDRLSTKTVWYLLKRYGVRAGVEVTPHKLRHSFATHMLENGVDIRAIQELLGHSNLSTTQIYTKVTVEHLRKAQEKARLIEGLME
- a CDS encoding ATP-binding protein, whose protein sequence is MKPDDIKRYIRLFHERDLPQVVERELKLSLNPGKATVIIGPRRSGKTYLLYSLVGDERERYVYLNFENPLLFGITGRDFPGVVDAYFDLYPENVGGEVFFLLDEIQNVPNWEIGVRYLLDEGFMVAVTGSSSRLLSREVATQLRGRGISYTLLPLSFREFLRFRGVDFKKRDLYGRKVHVIKNLLDEYLRYGAFPEVALLGDKVRILEEYLSVMITKDVVERHGIRNVALIEAIVKLLLLNYARYTSYSSIHRFLKSEFGTSKTTVLEYLRALEDSFFVFFLPKFARSEKESLRAPKKVYLVDTGLALFSKKDPARDIENAVFLELLRRKHYLNPLLNIYYYGGSGEKEVDFVVSESGKTVELIQVTLSLKDARERELSAIVRAGKNLGCENLTVVTLDEEETIEMDGRRLNVVPLWKFLLGLTPSAPLSASPSPAPF
- the pfkC gene encoding ADP-specific phosphofructokinase; translated protein: MGLLDEARKLSIYTAYNTNVDAITFLNGEIVEGLIDEFGAEAVRKRMDDYPREINEPLDFVARLVHALKTGKPMAVPLVNEELHTWFDSHFKYDVERMGGQAGIIANLLANLDFGRVIVYTPHLARKQAEMFVNKPNLLYPVIEDGKLAFKHPREAYREGDPIKVNRIFEFRAGTRFRLGNETIRVPFSGRFIVSARFESIRIYTEPELKRFLPEIGLQVDGAILSGYQGIKLRYSDGKDANHYLREAKKDILLLKREKDVKVHLEFASIQSRELRKKVIYNLFPLVDSVGMDEAEIAHVLNALGYSRLAERIFTYNRIEDTVLGGKILVDEMNLEVLQIHTIYYIMYITHADNPLSEDELRSSLELATTLAAARASLGDIKSPGDVKVGTRVPYNEYGEFVKLRFEEAKRRLRTREYKVVIIPTRLVRNPVSTVGLGDTISAGAFTSYLAMLKKKGEL
- a CDS encoding aspartate/glutamate racemase family protein, which translates into the protein MYGWRGRLGLIVPSSNTTMEMELHSALPEGVSLHTARVPLKNVTEEELVKMNAMAVESARLLRDAGVELILYGCTSGSFIGGKDYEKEIEAKIEEEVNVPVVSTSTAVVEALKMLDARDVLVITPYTDEINEREKEFLEANEFTVLDIRGLGIEDNTQIGKLEPHEAYRLAKASFMDEADAIFISCTNLRTFEIIEPLEEDFGIPVVTSNQASLWLALREMDVMERIPWLGKLLTEF